One Scleropages formosus chromosome 8, fSclFor1.1, whole genome shotgun sequence DNA window includes the following coding sequences:
- the LOC108942600 gene encoding leucine-rich repeat and immunoglobulin-like domain-containing nogo receptor-interacting protein 2 isoform X2, which translates to MTGLQTLTRMADYTSKVMLHMAASCWQPFLGFILLVILVSSSLSCPARCECSAQSKSVICHRKRFMTIPEGIPSETHILDLSKNKLRNINSDNFSSYPHLEELDLSGNLIRYVEPGAFRSQVNMYTLSLKSNRINLIPMGVFSGLSNLTTLDISDNKIVIFLDFMFQDLRKLKSLELGDNDLVYISHQAFNGLLSLEMLTLERCNLTQVPTEALSHLRNLVSLHLRELNISTLHPYSFKKLFRLRHLEVDNWPLLNVFPPNTLHGLNLTTLSITNTRLSTFPYQALRHLSYLTHLNLSFSHIGVIEGGMLRDLVRLRELHLVGAQLSTIESGAFQGLPVLRVLNISHNQLETLEQEAFQAPEGLEKLLIDGNPLVCDCRLLWILQRRHSIQFGDSQPSCSTPEGLHAQPFRELEEMQLSYYVTCTKPRIQENGTELLLVEEGQPAWIHCIADGSPRPIISWITPHHRQITNKANRRMTVYPNGTLEIKIVEVHDSGTYLCTASNAAGNETFSASLIVQSMSISDRSLYTNRTPQYYTDRNNVATNRTDLHSLPFGVDLKTILVSTAMGCFTFLGAVLFCFLVLIVWSRGKGKHKSNIDIEYVPRKSAGAAADPPDTSGPRRVNMKMI; encoded by the exons ATGACCGGTCTACA aaCTTTGACCAGAATGGCAGACTACACCAGCAAAGTCATGTTGCACATGGCTGCCTCATGCTGGCAACCATTTCTGGGGTTCATCCTCCTTGTCATCCTTGTGAGCTCTTCCCTGAGCTGCCCTGCCCGCTGTGAGTGCTCTGCCCAGAGCAAGTCCGTCATCTGTCACCGCAAGCGTTTTATGACCATACCTGAGGGCATCCCAAGTGAGACCCATATCCTGGACCTTAGCAAGAATAAATTGCGGAACATCAACTCGGACAACTTCTCCTCCTACCCACACCTGGAGGAACTAGATTTAAGTGGAAATCTTATCAGATATGTGGAGCCTGGGGCCTTCAGATCCCAGGTCAACATGTACACACTTAGTCTGAAGAGCAACCGTATCAATCTCATTCCCATGGGTGTCTTCTCCGGTTTGTCCAACCTAACCACGCTGGACATCAGTGACAACAAGATTGTAATCTTCCTGGACTTCATGTTCCAAGATCTGAGGAAGCTCAAGTCCCTGGAGTTGGGAGACAATGATTTAGTCTACATCTCACACCAGGCCTTCAATGGCCTTCTCAGTCTGGAGATGCTGACCCTTGAGCGGTGCAACCTGACGCAGGTGCCTACAGAAGCACTCTCCCACCTACGTAACCTTGTCAGCCTCCACCTGCGAGAGCTCAACATCAGTACCCTCCACCCATACTCCTTCAAGAAACTGTTCCGCCTGCGACACCTAGAGGTAGACAACTGGCCCTTGCTAAATGTGTTCCCTCCTAACACTCTGCATGGTCTTAACCTTACCACCCTCTCCATCACCAACACCCGCCTGTCCACCTTCCCCTACCAGGCCCTCAGGCACCTGTCTTATCTCACTCACCTCAACCTCTCTTTCAGTCACATTGGTGTCATTGAGGGTGGCATGCTACGGGACCTGGTGCGGCTCCGGGAGCTACACCTGGTTGGGGCTCAGCTATCCACCATTGAATCTGGAGCATTCCAAGGCCTGCCAGTACTTCGGGTGCTGAATATTTCCCACAACCAACTGGAGACTTTGGAGCAGGAGGCCTTCCAAGCCCCTGAGGGGCTGGAGAAGCTACTGATTGATGGAAACCCTCTGGTGTGTGACTGCCGCCTCTTGTGGATCCTGCAGAGACGACACTCCATCCAGTTTGGTGACTCCCAGCCTTCATGCAGCACTCCAGAGGGCTTGCATGCACAACCTTTTCGGGAGCTTGAAGAGATGCAGTTGTCTTATTATGTCACATGCACCAAGCCTAGAATCCAGGAGAACggcacagagctgctgcttgtTGAAGAGGGCCAGCCAGCATGGATCCATTGCATTGCTGATGGTTCCCCACGGCCGATAATCTCATGGATTACACCACACCACCGCCAGATCACTAACAAGGCCAACAGACGCATGACTGTCTACCCAAATGGTACGTTGGAGATCAAGATTGTGGAGGTGCACGACAGTGGCACATACCTGTGCACAGCAAGCAATGCTGCTGGGAATGAGACTTTCTCAGCCTCTTTGATTGTGCAAAGCATGAGCATCAGTGACAGATCATTGTATACTAACCGGACCCCTCAGTACTACACAGACCGCAATAACGTGGCGACCAACAGGACAGACCTGCACAGTCTTCCTTTTGGTGTAGATCTGAAGACTATCCTGGTGTCAACAGCGATGGGCTGCTTCACATTTCTAGGGGCAGTTCTCTTCTGCTTCCTGGTCCTCATTGTGTGGAGTCGCGGGAAAGGAAAGCATAAAAGCAACATTGATATTGAGTATGTCCCGCGCAAGTctgctggagcagctgcagaCCCCCCAGATACAAGTGGGCCCCGGCgtgtaaacatgaaaatgatttaG
- the LOC108942600 gene encoding leucine-rich repeat and immunoglobulin-like domain-containing nogo receptor-interacting protein 2 isoform X1 codes for MMGKCARKDEHYSPGDRTLTRMADYTSKVMLHMAASCWQPFLGFILLVILVSSSLSCPARCECSAQSKSVICHRKRFMTIPEGIPSETHILDLSKNKLRNINSDNFSSYPHLEELDLSGNLIRYVEPGAFRSQVNMYTLSLKSNRINLIPMGVFSGLSNLTTLDISDNKIVIFLDFMFQDLRKLKSLELGDNDLVYISHQAFNGLLSLEMLTLERCNLTQVPTEALSHLRNLVSLHLRELNISTLHPYSFKKLFRLRHLEVDNWPLLNVFPPNTLHGLNLTTLSITNTRLSTFPYQALRHLSYLTHLNLSFSHIGVIEGGMLRDLVRLRELHLVGAQLSTIESGAFQGLPVLRVLNISHNQLETLEQEAFQAPEGLEKLLIDGNPLVCDCRLLWILQRRHSIQFGDSQPSCSTPEGLHAQPFRELEEMQLSYYVTCTKPRIQENGTELLLVEEGQPAWIHCIADGSPRPIISWITPHHRQITNKANRRMTVYPNGTLEIKIVEVHDSGTYLCTASNAAGNETFSASLIVQSMSISDRSLYTNRTPQYYTDRNNVATNRTDLHSLPFGVDLKTILVSTAMGCFTFLGAVLFCFLVLIVWSRGKGKHKSNIDIEYVPRKSAGAAADPPDTSGPRRVNMKMI; via the coding sequence aaCTTTGACCAGAATGGCAGACTACACCAGCAAAGTCATGTTGCACATGGCTGCCTCATGCTGGCAACCATTTCTGGGGTTCATCCTCCTTGTCATCCTTGTGAGCTCTTCCCTGAGCTGCCCTGCCCGCTGTGAGTGCTCTGCCCAGAGCAAGTCCGTCATCTGTCACCGCAAGCGTTTTATGACCATACCTGAGGGCATCCCAAGTGAGACCCATATCCTGGACCTTAGCAAGAATAAATTGCGGAACATCAACTCGGACAACTTCTCCTCCTACCCACACCTGGAGGAACTAGATTTAAGTGGAAATCTTATCAGATATGTGGAGCCTGGGGCCTTCAGATCCCAGGTCAACATGTACACACTTAGTCTGAAGAGCAACCGTATCAATCTCATTCCCATGGGTGTCTTCTCCGGTTTGTCCAACCTAACCACGCTGGACATCAGTGACAACAAGATTGTAATCTTCCTGGACTTCATGTTCCAAGATCTGAGGAAGCTCAAGTCCCTGGAGTTGGGAGACAATGATTTAGTCTACATCTCACACCAGGCCTTCAATGGCCTTCTCAGTCTGGAGATGCTGACCCTTGAGCGGTGCAACCTGACGCAGGTGCCTACAGAAGCACTCTCCCACCTACGTAACCTTGTCAGCCTCCACCTGCGAGAGCTCAACATCAGTACCCTCCACCCATACTCCTTCAAGAAACTGTTCCGCCTGCGACACCTAGAGGTAGACAACTGGCCCTTGCTAAATGTGTTCCCTCCTAACACTCTGCATGGTCTTAACCTTACCACCCTCTCCATCACCAACACCCGCCTGTCCACCTTCCCCTACCAGGCCCTCAGGCACCTGTCTTATCTCACTCACCTCAACCTCTCTTTCAGTCACATTGGTGTCATTGAGGGTGGCATGCTACGGGACCTGGTGCGGCTCCGGGAGCTACACCTGGTTGGGGCTCAGCTATCCACCATTGAATCTGGAGCATTCCAAGGCCTGCCAGTACTTCGGGTGCTGAATATTTCCCACAACCAACTGGAGACTTTGGAGCAGGAGGCCTTCCAAGCCCCTGAGGGGCTGGAGAAGCTACTGATTGATGGAAACCCTCTGGTGTGTGACTGCCGCCTCTTGTGGATCCTGCAGAGACGACACTCCATCCAGTTTGGTGACTCCCAGCCTTCATGCAGCACTCCAGAGGGCTTGCATGCACAACCTTTTCGGGAGCTTGAAGAGATGCAGTTGTCTTATTATGTCACATGCACCAAGCCTAGAATCCAGGAGAACggcacagagctgctgcttgtTGAAGAGGGCCAGCCAGCATGGATCCATTGCATTGCTGATGGTTCCCCACGGCCGATAATCTCATGGATTACACCACACCACCGCCAGATCACTAACAAGGCCAACAGACGCATGACTGTCTACCCAAATGGTACGTTGGAGATCAAGATTGTGGAGGTGCACGACAGTGGCACATACCTGTGCACAGCAAGCAATGCTGCTGGGAATGAGACTTTCTCAGCCTCTTTGATTGTGCAAAGCATGAGCATCAGTGACAGATCATTGTATACTAACCGGACCCCTCAGTACTACACAGACCGCAATAACGTGGCGACCAACAGGACAGACCTGCACAGTCTTCCTTTTGGTGTAGATCTGAAGACTATCCTGGTGTCAACAGCGATGGGCTGCTTCACATTTCTAGGGGCAGTTCTCTTCTGCTTCCTGGTCCTCATTGTGTGGAGTCGCGGGAAAGGAAAGCATAAAAGCAACATTGATATTGAGTATGTCCCGCGCAAGTctgctggagcagctgcagaCCCCCCAGATACAAGTGGGCCCCGGCgtgtaaacatgaaaatgatttaG